The following are encoded in a window of Butyrivibrio sp. AE3004 genomic DNA:
- a CDS encoding methyl-accepting chemotaxis protein, translating into MTENVSNQTKNRQVPIFASIGFRIMCTIGGAVFATVVAILIVVTIPVRQELEKVNSNYLFMTAQLYGARLETAVNLTKFDIDIRKVPSRLEAFLQGARMEGCDSSYCYLVRDDGITLYHPDHDKIGRQTENETIRGIATALAGGKVTEPAIIEYTFNGVEEIAAFYASNKGYVLTVAVEKKDFLSTLNHMTMLALITGVIIFVVMLLFGWVEARRITKPIHTVAKFVDKIGDLDFSDDKETEILVKRKDETGVIAGSVEAMRTKLVTIVEKIQTQSTLLYKTSGDLSQSAQNTSDDANNIENAVSDIATGAASQADETQKANTDVGVIGKMILDTGEQVNGLTETANNMKNTSEEAFSILEELGRINKDTTASIERIYEQTNETNQAAQKIKEAASLIAAIADETNLLSLNASIEAARAGDAGKGFAVVATQISKLASESSESAQSIDDIIRELVDNSMKAVEIMDEVRGVMQQQSKLVEQTEDAFRIVRDGIDDSLSNAEGIRDSADRLNDARENILNTVVSLSAIAEENAASSQETSDTMTSIIDELKVVAEGSDKLNDIAKVLDESINEIHI; encoded by the coding sequence ATGACTGAAAATGTATCAAATCAAACGAAAAATCGACAGGTTCCGATTTTTGCATCGATCGGTTTCAGAATTATGTGTACGATTGGTGGTGCGGTATTTGCTACGGTTGTGGCAATACTGATAGTGGTTACGATACCTGTCAGACAGGAGCTGGAGAAGGTTAATTCAAATTATCTTTTCATGACAGCTCAATTGTATGGAGCACGTTTGGAAACAGCTGTTAACCTTACAAAATTTGACATAGATATACGTAAGGTGCCTTCCAGACTTGAAGCCTTTTTGCAGGGAGCCAGGATGGAGGGATGTGATAGCAGCTACTGTTATCTTGTGAGAGACGATGGAATCACGCTTTATCATCCTGATCACGACAAAATAGGACGTCAGACTGAAAATGAGACTATACGAGGTATTGCGACGGCACTCGCAGGAGGCAAAGTTACAGAACCTGCAATTATTGAGTATACATTCAACGGTGTTGAAGAGATAGCTGCTTTTTATGCAAGTAATAAGGGCTATGTTCTTACTGTTGCTGTTGAGAAAAAGGATTTTCTATCAACTCTTAATCACATGACAATGCTTGCACTTATAACCGGTGTCATTATCTTTGTTGTAATGCTTCTCTTCGGATGGGTTGAGGCACGAAGAATAACAAAGCCAATTCATACGGTTGCAAAGTTTGTCGATAAAATCGGTGATCTTGACTTCTCTGATGATAAGGAAACAGAAATACTGGTTAAAAGAAAAGACGAGACAGGAGTTATTGCCGGCTCTGTAGAAGCCATGCGTACAAAGCTTGTTACTATAGTGGAGAAAATTCAGACCCAGAGTACGCTTTTGTATAAGACCTCCGGAGACCTTTCTCAGAGTGCTCAGAATACTTCCGATGATGCGAACAATATTGAAAATGCGGTCAGTGACATTGCTACAGGTGCAGCATCTCAGGCGGATGAGACACAAAAGGCTAATACTGACGTAGGTGTAATCGGAAAGATGATCCTTGATACCGGAGAGCAGGTAAACGGACTTACCGAGACAGCCAATAATATGAAGAACACAAGTGAAGAAGCATTCTCGATTCTTGAGGAACTTGGCAGAATTAATAAGGATACGACCGCTTCAATTGAAAGAATTTACGAGCAGACTAATGAAACCAACCAGGCAGCTCAGAAGATTAAGGAAGCTGCCAGCCTTATTGCTGCCATAGCGGATGAAACCAACCTCTTGTCTCTAAACGCAAGCATAGAGGCAGCCAGAGCAGGAGATGCAGGTAAAGGCTTTGCTGTAGTTGCTACACAGATTTCAAAGCTTGCTTCAGAGTCAAGTGAATCAGCACAGAGTATAGATGACATTATAAGAGAGCTTGTTGATAACTCCATGAAGGCAGTTGAAATAATGGATGAAGTAAGAGGTGTTATGCAGCAGCAGAGCAAATTGGTTGAGCAGACTGAGGATGCTTTCAGAATCGTACGTGATGGTATTGATGATTCATTAAGTAACGCAGAAGGCATTAGGGATAGTGCGGACAGGTTAAATGATGCAAGAGAGAATATCCTTAATACTGTTGTAAGTCTTTCGGCTATAGCTGAGGAAAATGCTGCAAGTTCTCAGGAAACATCAGATACCATGACAAGTATTATTGATGAACTGAAGGTTGTGGCAGAGGGAAGCGACAAACTGAATGATATCGCTAAGGTTCTCGATGAGAGCATCAATGAGATACATATCTGA
- a CDS encoding carbohydrate ABC transporter substrate-binding protein, which translates to MRYISDNELEAVMKMKKLTTMIAVSLVSCLVLSLFGCAKSKGETPDAAAEENNKAPVCSDGGSVLNIYCWNTEFEERMTDFYPGYTDNGDGTGQIGNVKVKWSITPSDDYAYQNVLDEELLLNMDRPEDSRIDMFLMEADYILKYVESDYTLDVINDLGITETELADQYPYTKTIATTRDGKLKGTSWQATPGLFAYKRSIAKEVLGTDDPDEVQAMLSNWAGFDSVAEKMAANGYKMLSGTEDSFRVFSNNVTNPWVDDPTAASPKIQIDDKLLEWADMCKKYMENGWMGDTSQWSDDWNFDQTSESKVFGFFMSTWGINFTLLGNAGEAGYGDWAVCEGPAAWYWGGTWIAGARGTDNADLVADIIRKLTCDKAIMLDITEKTEDYTNTKSGMDSLAVSDYKSEFLNGQNHIQLFSQAAPKIDMSHVGPYDAGLNDSFLQTFKKYIRGECDKEKALKEFYKSAVVKYPELNFDE; encoded by the coding sequence ATGAGATACATATCTGATAATGAATTGGAGGCTGTCATGAAGATGAAAAAACTGACTACCATGATTGCTGTATCGTTAGTATCCTGTCTTGTTTTATCACTTTTCGGGTGCGCTAAGAGTAAGGGAGAGACCCCTGATGCAGCAGCGGAAGAAAATAATAAAGCTCCCGTTTGTAGCGATGGCGGAAGCGTTCTGAACATTTACTGCTGGAATACGGAGTTTGAAGAACGTATGACGGATTTTTATCCGGGATATACTGACAATGGAGATGGAACCGGGCAAATTGGAAATGTAAAGGTTAAATGGAGCATCACACCATCTGATGATTATGCATACCAGAATGTTCTTGATGAAGAGCTTTTGCTGAATATGGATAGGCCTGAGGACAGCAGGATAGATATGTTCCTGATGGAAGCGGACTATATTCTGAAATATGTAGAATCTGACTATACGCTTGATGTCATAAATGACCTTGGAATTACAGAGACAGAACTTGCTGATCAGTACCCGTACACAAAGACAATAGCTACCACAAGAGATGGAAAACTAAAGGGAACAAGCTGGCAGGCTACTCCCGGACTTTTCGCATATAAGAGATCGATTGCAAAGGAAGTACTGGGAACGGATGACCCTGATGAGGTTCAGGCAATGCTCTCAAATTGGGCAGGATTTGACAGTGTTGCGGAAAAAATGGCAGCAAATGGCTATAAGATGCTTTCCGGAACAGAGGACAGCTTCAGAGTATTTTCAAACAATGTAACTAATCCCTGGGTAGATGACCCTACTGCGGCTTCACCCAAGATACAGATTGATGACAAACTACTGGAATGGGCTGATATGTGCAAAAAATACATGGAGAATGGCTGGATGGGTGATACCAGCCAATGGTCCGATGATTGGAATTTTGATCAGACATCGGAATCAAAGGTATTTGGATTCTTCATGTCCACATGGGGAATTAATTTCACACTTCTTGGAAATGCAGGTGAAGCGGGCTATGGTGACTGGGCTGTGTGTGAAGGGCCTGCAGCCTGGTACTGGGGCGGAACATGGATTGCCGGTGCGAGAGGAACGGACAATGCCGATCTTGTAGCTGACATCATAAGAAAGCTTACATGTGATAAGGCTATCATGCTTGATATTACCGAGAAAACTGAGGATTATACAAATACGAAATCAGGAATGGATTCTCTTGCTGTTTCGGATTATAAGTCGGAATTCCTAAACGGACAGAATCACATCCAACTGTTTTCACAGGCTGCGCCTAAAATCGATATGTCCCATGTAGGACCTTATGACGCAGGACTTAATGATTCATTCTTGCAAACCTTTAAAAAGTATATCAGAGGCGAATGTGATAAGGAAAAGGCGTTAAAGGAATTCTACAAGAGCGCTGTTGTAAAATATCCTGAGCTGAATTTTGATGAATGA